The following nucleotide sequence is from Methylocella sp..
TGCTGACGCCCAGCGTTCCCTGCGTGTAAGCGGTGCCCATCAGAACTGCGAATTGGGGACTTGTCAGTCCCATTGCGCGTCCGAAGGCCTCGCGGCAAGCCTGAAGCCGGCCAAGGACGAGCACCATCAGGTAGAGCGTCTCGCGCAGCGAGTCGTCGCGCCCATTCGCCAGGAGGGACTCGTTGGATATCGTCAGCGGCGGCGCAAATGGCGTAGGCGCGCCGCCGCTGCGCGCCCGTGATTCTGAGGGAGGGACCGTTTTTTGCTTGCGACTACCCAAGTCGTCACCATGGCTTTTCGTATAGCTTCCTCGCCGCTTTGAAGGCGGCATCGTGCATTCCTTATAGTTCCGCGCGCTCAACGTCCAAGAGGCACCGTGCCGACGCCAGCTTTTTTATATGTACAATACATATATAATTATTGTATCTAAATGCTAACTTTGACCGTTTTCGCCGTTGATCGCCTTCCCGGAGAACCAAATGACAGCCGCCGCCTCCACGATGCCCGCTCAAGCGCCACGCCCGGCCAGTCTTCGAACAGGTGAAGAATATCTGAGAAGCCTGAATGATGGCCGCGCCGTGTTCTTTGACGGCGAAAGGGTGAAGAACGTTGCAACTCACCCTGCCTTCGCGGGAGCGGCGGCATCATCCGCTCGCCTCTTTGACATAGCGGCCGACCCGGCCATGCGTGAACGCATGACTGTGACCTCGCCGACGGGAGCGCAGACTCTACGCGCTTATCAAATTCCGAGGACACCCGCAGATCTTCGCGCCAAGCGGCTTGCGTCGGAAACATGGTCGGAAGCTTCATTTGGCCTCATCGGCCGTTCCCCCGATCATGTGGCCGGGTTTTTCGTCGGCTACGCGGCCGTCCCAGAAGTGTTTGCAGCCGGAGGCAAGGGGTTCGCCGAAAACGTCGTCGCTTTCTATGAGCATCTACGCGACAACCATCTGTGGGCGACATATGCAATCGTCCCGCCGCAAATTGATCGATCGAAACCGGCGCACAAGCAAAGCGATCCAACCCTATATGCCGGCGTTGTGAAAGAGACGGACGGCGGCATCGTAATTTCAGGCGCGCAGCAACTCGCAACTGCAGGTCTCTATTCCGACTTCCTTTATCTCAGCTGCATCCATCCGCTCCAAGCCGGCGACGAGAACTATGCGATAGGCGTTGCAATTCCCATGAATGCGGAGGGCCTTCGTCTGTATCCGCGTCGGCCTTTCGCCGCGCAAGTCGACAATAGTTTCGATCATCCACTCTCGAGCCGGTTCGACGAGTCCGACTGCTTTGTCGTGTTGGAGAACGTTACAGTTCCTTGGGAGCGGGTCTTCATATACCGGAACATCGAGGTCTGCAGGGATCAATGGTGGAAGACGCCATCCCATTCCTATGGAAACCTCCAGGCGCAGGCGCGCTACGCCACGAAACTCCGCTTCATGATCGGGCTTG
It contains:
- a CDS encoding 4-hydroxyphenylacetate 3-hydroxylase N-terminal domain-containing protein, producing MTAAASTMPAQAPRPASLRTGEEYLRSLNDGRAVFFDGERVKNVATHPAFAGAAASSARLFDIAADPAMRERMTVTSPTGAQTLRAYQIPRTPADLRAKRLASETWSEASFGLIGRSPDHVAGFFVGYAAVPEVFAAGGKGFAENVVAFYEHLRDNHLWATYAIVPPQIDRSKPAHKQSDPTLYAGVVKETDGGIVISGAQQLATAGLYSDFLYLSCIHPLQAGDENYAIGVAIPMNAEGLRLYPRRPFAAQVDNSFDHPLSSRFDESDCFVVLENVTVPWERVFIYRNIEVCRDQWWKTPSHSYGNLQAQARYATKLRFMIGLAKRMNEMTGNDALPPVMVQMGELAALVSIVETMLEAQETKATIDDKGVVWPCKQALYAVMSLQSEINPRMVEIVRELTGAAMLTLPSSIKDLDSDLTSPDIERFMGSDSTGARERIALMRMAWDFIGSEFGSRHQQYEKFYGGASFLVKQNMFRSFDFKRATALVDRALALPA